CTAACGCACTTAATTGACCCCAAAGCCAATTTAATAGCCAATATGGCCAATATTTGTGCTGCGCTAAAAATGCAGTTTTCGTTTTTTTGGGTAGGGTTTTATTGCCTTGAGTCAAGTGCTGATAGTAATACTAATAATACGAGAGATAGCAGTTTGGTGTTGGGGCCTTTTCAGGGAACGGTAGCGTGTACACGTATTGCCATGGGCAAAGGGGTTTGCGGCGCGGCAGCCTTAGAACAAAAAACATTAATTGTGCCAAATGTCGAGGTTTTTCCGGGGCATATAGCCTGCGATGCACTTTCGCGCTCCGAAATTGTAGTGCCGTTAGTAATAGAAGGGGAAACGAAATTTGTACTCGATATAGATAGCACCGAATACAGCGATTTTACAGAAGAAGATGCTTTTTATTTAACCCAAATTGTAGATTTGCTAATTCCGTTTGTTAGTTAATTAAAGCCTAAGTTTAAGTAGCAATTTCCAACCCAATAATTTATGCATACATATCAAGACCAAACTACGTTAAATAAAATAAATCGAATTGCTTTAGCGGCTGGAGATATTATTTTAAGTCATTACGCCCAAACAAATAGAGCCATAGAAATAAAACTCGACCAGTCGCCGGTAACCGCTGCCGACAAAGCTGCCAACGAATACATAGTAAAAGAGTTACAAATCTTATTTCCGGATATTCCGGTTGTTGCCGAAGAAAGTCCATTGCCCGAATGGCCTATCCGGAAGAATTGGCAACTTTTTTGGCTTGTCGATCCTTTAGATGGCACCAAAGAGTATATTACCCGCAATGGCCAGTTTACTGTAAATATTGCCTTAATTTACAATCAACTGCCAATATTGGGCGTAGTATATGCCCCGGTTTTGCGTGAATTGTTTTGTGGTACTGCCATATTAGGTAGTTTTAGGCAACAAATACCAACTGGCACAAGTCATAGTATAGAAGAAAATCTTAACCTTACACGTATTGAGGCAAAACCACCTGAAAAGGGGCAACCTATAATAATTATAGCCAGTCGCTCGCATTTAAACCCCGAAACGGAGGCTTATATTGCCAGCCTCAAACAAAGTTTTGAAGCCAACCAAACCTACGAAATATTAAATGTTGGCAGCTCGTTAAAATTTTGCCGCCTCGCACAAGGGCAGGCACATGTTTACCCGCGCCTAAGCCCCACAATGGAATGGGACACAGCCGCAGGCCACGCTATTGCAATTTTTGCAGGTGCATACCTTTTTAGCCACCCAAACCGCACGCAACCTTTTGTTTACAACAAATTAAACTTAACAAATGGCGATTTTGTGGTTTCTGTGTTACAAATTTAAAAAATGTAGAATCAAAGGGTTTTAATCTTATGATTTGCTTAGTATAACAGTTAATCTGTTTGCGTACTTTAATTATTTAATATATTTAAAATCGTGGCCACTTTCTATATTTTGCAAGGTATGGTAATACAAACGTATTGTATTGGCTACGTCTTCTTTATCGGCCATTTCAACGGTGGTGTGCATATATTTAAGCGGCAAGGACAAAAGCCCTGTTACTACACCACCTGTGGCAAAGGCAAAAGCATCGGCATCGGTGCCGGTTGAGCGGTAGTTTGCTTCGCGCTGAAAAGGTATATCGTTAGTTTGGGCGGTATTTACCATTAAATCGAGGAGTTTGTTTTGTATAGCCGGCGCATACGAAAGCACAGGGCCTTTACCGCAGGCATAGTCGCCATGGCGGGTTCGACTAAGCATAGGGGTTGTGGTATCGTGGGTTACATCGGTAACAATGGCCACATGCGGGCGTATGGTTTCAACAATCATTTGCGCGCCCCTAAGGCCAACCTCCTCTTGAACCGAATTAACAATATATAAACCATAAGGCAGTTTAATATTGTTTTCTTTTAACAGCCGAGCGACCTGTGCAATTACAAAGCCACCTAAGCGATTATCTAAGGCGCGACCCACAAAATAGCGGTTGTTTAGCTCCATAAAGGGGTCGGGGTAGGTAACCACACAGCCAACATGAATACCTAACGCCTCAACTTCTTCGCGTTTTTTACAGCCTACATCAATAAAAAGATTATGTAAATCGGTTCTAAATGAAGATTCATCTTGGCGCAAATGTATGGCCGGCCAACCAAATACACCCGGAACAATGCGGCCATCGCGGGTATGTATTTGTACTCTTTTAGACGGTGCAATCATGTGGTCGCTTCCGCCATTCCGGATAATATAAATATAGCCGTCTTCGGTTATGTAATTTACATACCACGATATTTCGTCGGCATGGGCCTCTATAACTACGCGGTAGGGTGCATCCGGATTAATAATGCAATAGGCTGTGCCATAATTATCAACCTGATAGGTATCAATATAAGGTTTAATATAGTCAAGCCAAAGTTGTTGGCCGCGCCACTCGTAGCCTGTTGGGGAGGTGTTGTTTAGGTAGCGTTCTAAAAATGCCACCGAATCGTTGTTAATTATAGAGTCAAAAGGCAACATCAATAAGGTTAGGGGTTTAAGGAGGGTATAAGAATTAATTTATAAATTTATTATGTAATGTTTAATTTTACAAGCAGTTAGACTTGCATTTTGCTGCGTTTAACCAAATAGGGCAATAATACTTGCGAAAAATCGAGGTTAATATCGGTTGGCACTAAATCTATCCGGAATTGGCTGCATCGCAGTTTTAGTGTTTGTAAAAACTGGTACATCTGTTGCTGGTAATAGTCTTTTACCTGGTTGGGTTGTAGTTTTACCTCTTCGCCGCTTTCCATATCAACAAAAACGTAAGGGCGATTTTCAAACTCAAAATCAATTTCGCGTTTGTTGTCGGTTACATGAAAAAGTACTACCTCGTGTTTATTATAGCGCAAGTGTTGTAGTGCCGAAAAAATTTCATCGGGGTTTTGTGCTGTTTCAAACATATCGCTAAAAATAACCACCATAGAGCGTTTATGAATATTGTCGGCAATTTGGTGCAGGCAGCGGGCGGCGGCGGTAGCGCGGTTGCGGTTATTTTGGTTTAGGTGTTGAATTAAAGTAGTTTCGAGCAGTTTATGGTGGGCAGTTGTGGAGCGGGCGCGGGTATGAAATTTTACCTCGTCAGAGAAGATGGTTAGCCCAACGGCATCGCGTTGCTTTTTAAGCATATACATTAGCGCTGATGCCGCTACTATGGAAAACTGCAATTTGTTAATTCCGGGCTGATTTTTTTGCCCTGCTTCCTCCGGAAAATACATAGAACTTGACACATCAATTACAATACGGCAGCGCAGGTTTGTTTCTTCTTCGTAGCGTTTTGAAAAAATTTTATCGGTGCGGGCATATACTTTCCAGTCAATATTTTTAATCGCGTCTCCGGGGTTATAGAGGCGGTGTTCGGCAAACTCTACCGAAAAACCGTGGAATGGGCTTTTATGCAGCCCAATTATAAACCCTTCTACTACTTGCTCTGCCAGCAACTCTAAGTTATCGAGGCGGTGTAAATGTTGGGGTTGAATAATTTGTGTATTCATTCATGTTTTGAATTGGGTGGCAAAATTACACAAAATCGCGCTTGTAATTTGTTAATTTTGCCTAATTGCGTCAACGGGGTTCATGCGGGCGGCTTGTATAGCCGGCACAATTCCGGATACAACCCCAATTGCCGTGGACAGTATTAGGGCGGTAATCACATTTTTGGAACTTAAAATCAAGGTAAAACTATCTATCATTGTATTGCCAAGCCATGCCAAGCCTTGTACAAAAAACAAGCCAGCTATGCCACCAATGATAGATAAAAACACCGCTTCGATTAAAAATTCGAGTAAAATAAAATAATTGCGTGCACCTAACGATTTTTTAATGCCAATTTGGCCGGTGCGCTCGCGTACAGATACAAACATAATATTGGCTATGCCAAACCCACCTACAAGTATTGAAAAGGCACCAATTAACCATCCGGCGGCATTTATAACACCAAAAATAGAAGCTATAAATTGGTCGAACAAACTAGAGCGATTAAGGGCAAAATTATCTTCGGCAGTAGGTTTTAGTCTTCGGCTGGTGCGCAAAACATGGCTTAGCTGGTCTTCGACCTCGCTTAGCGGAATGCCAGCCTTTGGCCGGGCAACAATTAATGGCATTAGTTGTTCGCTATCAACGTCTAAATAGCGGCGGGCAAAATTATAGGGTACAAAAGCAATGCCATCAACTCCATCTCCGGTAAGGCTTTTGCCTTCTTTTTTTAAAATACCCACTAAAGTAAGTTGCTGCCCCATAAAACGCACTTGCAGTCCAAGCGGGTCGGTAATATTAGGAAAAAGCTCTTCGGCTAAGCGGTGCCCTAACACAATAACGTCATTACCTACTGCCGACTCGTTGCTGCTAAACCACCGGCCACTTTCAAACTCGAAGCGCATAATGTCGGCAAACTCTTGAGTAGCGGCGCCTAAGGGGGCATTTTCAATTATATTATCGCGGTATTTAAGTGCTTGCCCTTGAATAACTACCCTAATGGCCACATCTTCGGTAAGGTTAGCGCGTTCGCGCAGAGCTAAATAGTCGCGGTACGATGGCTGGGGGCGTTTCATGTACTCCCACCAACGGCCATGCCCACCGTCCCAAGGGAATTGGTGAATAAAAATTAAATCAGAGCCTAAGCGCGAGAACGATTTCCGGATGCTTTGCTCAAGGCTATCAATAAGCATTAATACCGATATAACACAAAAAATGCCAATTGCAATGCCCAAAGCCGATAAAAAGGCTCTTAAAGGATTACCCCAAAGAGCTTGCAAGGCTTGTGCAAACCCCTCGCCAATTATTTGGAAAAAAACAGCTATTTTTTGCAGCATAATAAATAATTAGGGCAAATTTCGTTAAATATTTTCAGCTTTTTAAAACTACTTTATGTTTAATTTTGTTTAGAATAAATATTTTGTTTTCATCAAACAAAAAAGTGGTTTTAATACATAGTCAGATGCTAACAGATAAGCTAAAAATGAAGCAAAAATTTATATTTTTAGCCTTAACCATCTAAGAAAGAGAATGTTTTATTTGGTAAAACCACAAGCCTATTAATTTCGTTCCTTTTTAGTATTTTATTACAATACTTGTATATAAAGTGCTATCTTTGCGCCGCACAAACAAAGCCATAAATATATTTTAATTATATGAAATTATCAGAATTTGATTTTAATTTACCTGACGAACTTATAGCCCAATACCCCACCGAAAACCGCCACGACTCGAGGTTAATGGTTGTTCATAGGAAAACGGGCTTAATTGAACATAAAAAATTTACGGATATTTTAAACTATTTTGAAGATGGCGACTCGATGATTATAAATAACACGAAGGTATTTGCTGCAAGGTTATATGGCCGGAAAGAAAAAACAAACGCCGAAATTGAGGTTTTTATGCTGCGCGAATTAAATGCCAAAGAACGCCTTTGGGATGTGTTAGTTGAGCCTGCCCGTAAAATTAGGGTAGGTAATAAACTTTATTTTAATACCGACAAAATTCAAACCGACCTTGTTGCCGAAGTAATAGACAATACTACCTCGAGAGGGCGCACCATACGGTTCATTTTTCCGGGCGATGATGAGGCTTTTAAAGCCGAGCTTGCCCGCTTAGGGCAGGCCCCCCTGCCTCGATATATAAAACGCCCGGTAGAAGATTTAGACTACGAACGCTACCAAACCGTTTTTGCCAAAGAAGTTGGTGCCGTAGCCGCCCCTACCGCCGGCTTGCACTTTAGCAAAGAACTTATGAAACGTTTGGAAATTAAAGGCATTAATTTTGCCGAAGTAACCCTACACGTAGGCTTAGGTACATTTAGACGCATTGAGGTTGAAGACCTCTCTAAACATAAAATGGAAGCCGAGTACTTTAAAATTCCGGAAAAAGCTGCCGCCATTGTAAACAAATCAAAAGAAACAGGCCACAAAGTTTGTGCTATCGGCACTACTTCAATGCGTACCAGCGAGTCGAGCGTTTCGGCGCAAAACCTTTTAAAACCAGCCGAAGGATGGACCAACCTTTTTATTCACCCGCCTTACGATTTTCATATTGCCGACTGCTTGCTTACTAATTTTCACTTGCCTAAAACAAGTTTGCTAATTTTAGTTGTTACCTATGCAGGCTACGATTTAATGATGAAAGCCTACAAAGAGGCCATTGAACATAAATACCGGTTTTATAGTTACGGTGATGCTATGCTAATTATATAAATAAAACACAAAGAAATCATACGAAACCCAAGCGAACAAAAAAACTATCCGGAATTAAAAAATTTAATCTTTGTAGTTTTTTATAAAGTCTTGTCCGGATTTTAAAATCAAAGGAACGGACTTAAGCGTAGCTAAAAATGAAATGAGGCGGAAAAATTCTAAAAAAATATAAAATAAAATGCTTACCATTTTCAGAAAGGAGATTAACCTTTTTTTTAGCTCGCTAATTGGCTACATAGCGTTGGTTATATTTTTAGTTATTACGGGGTTATTTCTATGGGTTTTCCCTGAAACAAACCTGCTCGATTATGGCTATGCCAGTTTAGAACAACTGTTTTTATTGGCCCCGTGGGTATTTATGTTGTTAATTCCGGCAATTTCAATGCGCTCATTGGCCGAAGAAGTAAATTTGGGTACTTTCGAAATTTTAGCCACCAAACCCGTTACCGATTGGCAAATTGTGTTGGGTAAATATTTTGCCGCCTTGTTTTTAGCTATTTTTGCCATTTTGCCTACATTCATATACTTTTACACGGCTTATCAATTAGGGTCGCCGGTGGGTAATATAGATACTGGTGCTGCTATTGGCTCGTATTTAGGTTTAGTATTTTTGGCTGCTGCTTTTTGTGCTATGGGCATATTTGCATCGGCTTTAACGGCCAACCAAATAGTAGCTTTTTTATTGGCTGTTTTTTTGTGTTTTATTTTTTATCAAGGATTTGACTATTTTAGTGCGTTAAATTTATTTTACGGCAAAGCCGATTATTTTATTCAACAATTAGGCATTAATGCGCATTATAATGCTATTAGCAGAGGCGTTGCCGACACGCGCGACATTTTGTACTTCATTTCTTTATCCGGATGTTTTTTATACCTAACTAAAATGGTGCTCGAAAGTCGTAAGTGGTAATATAATTTACTATAATTTTGCCGCTTGTTATTGTATCTATTTTTAAAAACGATTTATTTCGCTGCAAACCATGGCAAAACAAAGTATAATTTTTATTTTAGTTTTTATTATTGCCGCAACTTGTTGTTTTAGCTGTATTGGATGCCAACAGGCTAATAACAACAATAATGATAATAATACATTGGTTGCCAACCAGCCAAACAACAATAACTTACCGCCACAGCAAACTCACCCCGACACAGCACAGGCATACGGAACACCCCCAGTGACAGGGCAATTGCCAACTCCCGATACTATTTTTAACTCAGAAGATTTGCTTAAAAAAATAGTTGCCGAAAAGGCTGGCGCAGCTAATCAATCCGGAAAAAACACAGCGCAAAACAATAACAACAGCAGTTTCAAGGCCAACGCGGCAAAACCCATGCCCCCGGCTCCGGGTGCCCCTAATATTCAACCCGAGTTAATAGCCGTACGCCCCCAAAATAATTTACCACCTTCAACATCGCCCAATAAACCTTCAACCCCAACAAACATACCGCCACAACAACCTGTTTCCCCGCCAAATGCTTTATCTATGTTTTTTGACGAAGCCGATGCCCTTTTTGGCAAATACGTAGGTAATGGTCGGGTGGCATATAGTGCCTTAAAAAAGGATCAAACAGACCTTAACCGTTTATTGGGTATAATTGCAAACGCCGACCTTAGCAAAGCCGACAGCAAAACAAAACAGGCCTTTTACATTAATGCCTATAATATTTTAGTTATTAAAAATGTACTTGACCACAATATTCCTGCCTCGCCTTTAGACGTAAAAGATTTTTTTAGTGCGGCCAATTTTAAGGTTGCCCAAAAAACAACAAGTTTAGATAATTTAGAAAAAAATATGCTTTTTGGCCTCCAACGCGATGCTCGTTTTCATTTTGTTTTGGTTTGCGCCGCAATTGGCTGCCCGCAATTAGTAAATTTTGCCTACAAACCCAACAAACTCGAGGCGCAACTTACCCAACAAACCCGCCGCGCCATAAACGACAATAGTTTTATTCAGGTAAACACAAAAGCTAAAACCGTTGCCATATCAAAAATTTTTGAGTGGTACGCTAGCGATTTTGGCACCAATGCCTTACAATATATCAATCAATACCGCAACAACCCCATACCTGCCGATTATAAATTAAGTTTCTACGAATATAACTGGAAGCTCAACAAGCAGTAGCCGCAGCACTTTTATCATTATTATATTATAATTATAACACATTAACTTGCTTGCTTTTGCCAAACAACGAACAACAACCACAAATTAAAACCCCGCCGCGTATATTTGCAGCAGGCATTTCGCACCTTAGCGATGCGCGCTTTTTTGCTACTTTTGCCGAATGGCTTTGCTTGGACCTTACTGCCCTTACGTTGCAACAAGCCCGTGAAATAACAAATTGGGTAACCGGGCCACAATTAACAGGTTTTTTTGACCCCCAGCCCGAAACAAATTTAAACGACACTGCCTATGCTTTGCAATTAACCGGCATAGCTGCCCAATATACGCCCAATTTTGAACTTATAGATGCGCACCAAATTACTAATTTTATACGCTGCGTGCAATTGCCTCCGCTTTGTAGCCCTTGGCAGGCGCAAACAATTTTTGAGCAGGCTTACAACCAAAGCCAATACGCCCACCAACAAATTACTACCTATATTTTGGCCCAATTTGACCCCGCAAATATTGAAACTACTTGTAAAGATTTAATTGCAAATGCACAAAAATGGCAACCTATTTTTAATCAATATCCGGTTTTGTTAGATTTGCCGAAAGCTAACTCAGCAGATATAGCCCAAATTACGGCTATTTTTAACATCGAAGGTTTAGTTATTTGGGGCGAAAATGAACTAATTACAGGCATCCGGACGTTTGATGAGGTAACAAATTTACTCGAACTACTTGGAATTGAATAATATTAACATTGTTTTTACTGTTTATTAATCAATTTTTCGTTTCGGGCTGATTTAATAAACAAGCAACTCACAAAATAAGATGGAAACAAAAAAACCAACTAACAACAAAAAATCAATATCGGGGTCAACAGCAATTTCCGGAAATAAAACCACCAAGCCCAAGCAAACTGCTATTGCCGAAACCTATAAAATACGTGCCTCTAATAAGCGCGCCCATTTCGAGTACTTTTTTATCGAAAAATACAAGGCCGGAATTATACTATCGGGCACCGAAGTAAAATCGGTTAAATCTGGCAAACTGAATATGAGCGATGCTTATTGCTTTTTTAAAGATAGTGAACTTTGGGTTAAAAATTTACACATATCTGAATACGAGCGGGGAGGCGTTTATAACCACGAACCAAAAAATGCCCGGAAATTATTGCTTAACAAACGCGAATTAAAACGTTTAGAGCAAAAAATTAAAGAGCGCGGTTTGACCATTGTGCCGATTGAAGTACTTGAAACCGAGCGCGGCTATATAAAATTAGAAATTGCCTTAGCCAAAGGTAAAAAAGCCTACGATAAACGCGACAGTATTAAAGAAAAAGACCAACGCCGCGATTTTGACCGTCAAGCCAGCCATAACGACTAACGCTTAGTCCTAAATATATTTAACTCACTACAGGAAATTGACTAAACGGCAAATTAATAGTATAAGTTTTTTATTAAGATGTCAAGTAGTTAAAAAACATGCAACATATTGCCATTATTGGTAACGGCATTGCCGGTATTACTGCTGCCCGGTACGTACGAAAACTTAACGGCAACTGCCAAATTACCGTCATATCTGCCGAAACTAATCATTTTTTTGCCCGAACAGCCCTAATGTACATTTACATGGGGCATTTAACTTACGCCCAAACCAAACCCTATGAAGATAATTTTTGGCAAAAAAATCGCATTGACCTGCTAAATGGCTATGTAAAATACATAAATACCAACGCCAACACCCTGTATTTAAGCGATAATAGGCAACTAAACTACCATAAATTGCTAATTGCCACCGGCTCGAAGCCCAATTTTGGGAATTGGTCAGGGCATAACTTGCCGGGCGTTCAAGGTCTTTACAGCTACCAAGACCTTGAACTGTTAGAAAAAAATACCAATCCAACCCCCCAACATGCCGTAATTGTAGGGGGCGGCCTAATAGGCATTGAGTTAGCCGAAATGCTGCATAGCCGTGGTATTCAACTTAGTTTATTGGTGCGCGAAGCCAATTATTGGGGCAATATTTTACCGCCCCAAGAATCCGAAATAGTAGCCCAGCAAATACAACAACGGGGCATTAGGTTAAAACTTAATACACAGTTAGCCGCGATTAACCCCAATGCCACCACAGGCCGCGTAGGCTCGGTTACCACCACCAATAACGAAACAATTTTTTGTGATTTTGTTGGTTTAACGGCGGGCGTACAACCCAATATTGGCTTTTTGCAAGATAGTAATATAGCTACCGATAAAGGTGTTTTGGTAAATCACTATTTAAACACTAATATACCCAATATATTTGCCGCCGGCGACTGCGCCCAATTTATTGAGCCTTTGCCCAACCGTAATGCTATAGAGCAAGTTTGGTATACCGGCCTACGGCAAGGCGCTACGGCTGCCTATAATTTATGTGGTTACAATTTACCTTATCAGCCAAGGCTGTGGTTTAACTCGGCCAAGTTTTTTGACCTTGAATATCAAATTTATGGCAAAATAAGCGCAAACCCTAATTCACAAACCGAGCAACAGTTGTTTTGGCAGCACGCTACTAAACCTATTTGTTTGAGGCTGGCAATAATTCCCCAAACGCAAATACTTATTGGAATTTCTAGCATAGGGATGCGCCTTAATCATGATGTTTGTGAGCAGTGGATAACTGATAAACGGAACTTGCTTCAGATTTTACCTTTATTGCACGAAGCCAATTTTAATCCGGAATTTTATGCAAATTATTATCCGGATATAGTAAAAAAATGGCAGGTCTTGCTTCAGTAACAAATACCAGCAAGCAATTATTTTTTATTTCTCCAACTCTATCATTAAGTCAAATTTTTCAAAATTTATTGCCGTATCGTCCTTGTCGTCAAATTTTAGGACAGCCTCGTATTGTTTTTGCCAGGCCATTAATGCCTGTTGTTTTTGTGCAGGAGTATATTGCAAAATACTTGCCAGCTCGTTTATTACCAAGGGCAACAAGTAAGGGCAAGTTTCGCGTTCAAAATACAAGCGGCTTGTTCGGCGGATTAAAAAATCGGCGGGTGTTGTTACCATTTCGCGCAATACGCAATAGCGCAGTTCAGACAACAAAATACGCTCGTTTAAAGGTTTTTCCGGATGAAAGGTTGCACATTTAAGGCTTCGCAAGATATGACGTGTATTACCGCCGTATTTTTCAACTAAACTTTTAACAGTTGTTTCGGTTAGGCCGGCAATTTCTTGATAGTGGGCTAAATAGTATTGGGTAAGGTCGTTAAGATTTTGCGCTTGCCGGCTAAACGAGCCACTTAAGCGCAGCGTTTTAGTGCCCGACAGCCGTATGGCGCACTGATGTTGCCGGTGTAGCCGAATCATTACTTTGTCAACAACCCGTTCGGCCATTTTACGGTAGCCGGTAAGTTTGCCGCCTGCAATAGTAATAAGGCCATTTTGCGAGATAAAAATCTCATCTTTACGCGATAGTTCGCTGGGCGATTTGCCTTGTTCGTATATGAGTGGGCGCAGTCCGGCCCAGCTTGAAACAATATCGGCCTGTGTAAGTTGAGCATCCGGAAAAACTGCTTGCAATGCGCCAATCAAATAGGCAATATCGGCCTGAGTAACCTGCGGGTTGGTAAGGCTTCCGTCATAATTAGTATCTGTTGTACCTATATAAGCAGTGTTCCCGCGCGGAATGGCAAAAAACATGCGGCCATCTGCATAGGGCGTATCGGCATATATTGCTTGTTGTAAGGGCAGCCGGTGCCGGGGCACTACTATATGCACCCCTTTGGTTAACTGAAGTTGTTTTTTGCTTAATGCCCCGTCTAAAGCCCGGAGCCTATCGGCCCAGGGACCTCCGGCATTTACCACGCAATGGGCTGATACGTTAACTGTTTGACCTGTAATTTGGCAAGTAGCTGTTAAGCCATTAATTTGCTGCTGATAATAATGGTATTTTTCAACTTTCAGGTAGTTAAGTACAACAGCCTTATGTTTTGCAGCAGTTTTTAATACCTCAATAGTTAGGCGAGCGTCATCGGTTTGGTATTCATAATAAAGGCCGCCACCCAACAAATTGCGGGCTTGTAAAAGTGGCTCGGCTGCTAAAGTAGTGTTAGCAGTAAGCATAGAGCGGCGTTCGGCAGGCACTACACCCGCCAATTTATCGTAAAGCCAAAGTCCTAAGGAGGTAGTGTGTTTACCCAGCGAGCCGTTTCGGTAAATTGGCAATAACATTTTTTGAGCATGTACTATATGAGGGGCGTTGCGGTGTAAAATAGCCCGTTCGGTACCTACTTCGCGCACTAAACCAAACTCTAAATTTTTAAGGTAACGCAGGCCGCCATGAATAAGCTTTGTTGAGCGGCTACTGGTGCCGGCGGCAAAATCTTGTTTCTCAAGCAAGGCAACTTTTAGACCCCGGGCGGCGGCATCTAAAGCTATACCGGCACCGGTAATACCACCACCAATCACCACAACATCAAAAACGGTATTTTGTAATTGTTGCATCAACAAG
The sequence above is drawn from the Sphingobacteriales bacterium genome and encodes:
- a CDS encoding DUF58 domain-containing protein: MNTQIIQPQHLHRLDNLELLAEQVVEGFIIGLHKSPFHGFSVEFAEHRLYNPGDAIKNIDWKVYARTDKIFSKRYEEETNLRCRIVIDVSSSMYFPEEAGQKNQPGINKLQFSIVAASALMYMLKKQRDAVGLTIFSDEVKFHTRARSTTAHHKLLETTLIQHLNQNNRNRATAAARCLHQIADNIHKRSMVVIFSDMFETAQNPDEIFSALQHLRYNKHEVVLFHVTDNKREIDFEFENRPYVFVDMESGEEVKLQPNQVKDYYQQQMYQFLQTLKLRCSQFRIDLVPTDINLDFSQVLLPYLVKRSKMQV
- the cysQ gene encoding 3'(2'),5'-bisphosphate nucleotidase CysQ; the protein is MHTYQDQTTLNKINRIALAAGDIILSHYAQTNRAIEIKLDQSPVTAADKAANEYIVKELQILFPDIPVVAEESPLPEWPIRKNWQLFWLVDPLDGTKEYITRNGQFTVNIALIYNQLPILGVVYAPVLRELFCGTAILGSFRQQIPTGTSHSIEENLNLTRIEAKPPEKGQPIIIIASRSHLNPETEAYIASLKQSFEANQTYEILNVGSSLKFCRLAQGQAHVYPRLSPTMEWDTAAGHAIAIFAGAYLFSHPNRTQPFVYNKLNLTNGDFVVSVLQI
- a CDS encoding DUF547 domain-containing protein, producing MFFDEADALFGKYVGNGRVAYSALKKDQTDLNRLLGIIANADLSKADSKTKQAFYINAYNILVIKNVLDHNIPASPLDVKDFFSAANFKVAQKTTSLDNLEKNMLFGLQRDARFHFVLVCAAIGCPQLVNFAYKPNKLEAQLTQQTRRAINDNSFIQVNTKAKTVAISKIFEWYASDFGTNALQYINQYRNNPIPADYKLSFYEYNWKLNKQ
- the gldF gene encoding gliding motility-associated ABC transporter permease subunit GldF; this encodes MLTIFRKEINLFFSSLIGYIALVIFLVITGLFLWVFPETNLLDYGYASLEQLFLLAPWVFMLLIPAISMRSLAEEVNLGTFEILATKPVTDWQIVLGKYFAALFLAIFAILPTFIYFYTAYQLGSPVGNIDTGAAIGSYLGLVFLAAAFCAMGIFASALTANQIVAFLLAVFLCFIFYQGFDYFSALNLFYGKADYFIQQLGINAHYNAISRGVADTRDILYFISLSGCFLYLTKMVLESRKW
- the smpB gene encoding SsrA-binding protein SmpB, encoding METKKPTNNKKSISGSTAISGNKTTKPKQTAIAETYKIRASNKRAHFEYFFIEKYKAGIILSGTEVKSVKSGKLNMSDAYCFFKDSELWVKNLHISEYERGGVYNHEPKNARKLLLNKRELKRLEQKIKERGLTIVPIEVLETERGYIKLEIALAKGKKAYDKRDSIKEKDQRRDFDRQASHND
- a CDS encoding GAF domain-containing protein, which encodes MHHIQIAPQQSTRAYQYQQLLPQLTHLIDPKANLIANMANICAALKMQFSFFWVGFYCLESSADSNTNNTRDSSLVLGPFQGTVACTRIAMGKGVCGAAALEQKTLIVPNVEVFPGHIACDALSRSEIVVPLVIEGETKFVLDIDSTEYSDFTEEDAFYLTQIVDLLIPFVS
- the queA gene encoding tRNA preQ1(34) S-adenosylmethionine ribosyltransferase-isomerase QueA → MKLSEFDFNLPDELIAQYPTENRHDSRLMVVHRKTGLIEHKKFTDILNYFEDGDSMIINNTKVFAARLYGRKEKTNAEIEVFMLRELNAKERLWDVLVEPARKIRVGNKLYFNTDKIQTDLVAEVIDNTTSRGRTIRFIFPGDDEAFKAELARLGQAPLPRYIKRPVEDLDYERYQTVFAKEVGAVAAPTAGLHFSKELMKRLEIKGINFAEVTLHVGLGTFRRIEVEDLSKHKMEAEYFKIPEKAAAIVNKSKETGHKVCAIGTTSMRTSESSVSAQNLLKPAEGWTNLFIHPPYDFHIADCLLTNFHLPKTSLLILVVTYAGYDLMMKAYKEAIEHKYRFYSYGDAMLII
- a CDS encoding M20/M25/M40 family metallo-hydrolase, which gives rise to MLPFDSIINNDSVAFLERYLNNTSPTGYEWRGQQLWLDYIKPYIDTYQVDNYGTAYCIINPDAPYRVVIEAHADEISWYVNYITEDGYIYIIRNGGSDHMIAPSKRVQIHTRDGRIVPGVFGWPAIHLRQDESSFRTDLHNLFIDVGCKKREEVEALGIHVGCVVTYPDPFMELNNRYFVGRALDNRLGGFVIAQVARLLKENNIKLPYGLYIVNSVQEEVGLRGAQMIVETIRPHVAIVTDVTHDTTTPMLSRTRHGDYACGKGPVLSYAPAIQNKLLDLMVNTAQTNDIPFQREANYRSTGTDADAFAFATGGVVTGLLSLPLKYMHTTVEMADKEDVANTIRLYYHTLQNIESGHDFKYIK
- a CDS encoding ABC transporter permease translates to MLQKIAVFFQIIGEGFAQALQALWGNPLRAFLSALGIAIGIFCVISVLMLIDSLEQSIRKSFSRLGSDLIFIHQFPWDGGHGRWWEYMKRPQPSYRDYLALRERANLTEDVAIRVVIQGQALKYRDNIIENAPLGAATQEFADIMRFEFESGRWFSSNESAVGNDVIVLGHRLAEELFPNITDPLGLQVRFMGQQLTLVGILKKEGKSLTGDGVDGIAFVPYNFARRYLDVDSEQLMPLIVARPKAGIPLSEVEDQLSHVLRTSRRLKPTAEDNFALNRSSLFDQFIASIFGVINAAGWLIGAFSILVGGFGIANIMFVSVRERTGQIGIKKSLGARNYFILLEFLIEAVFLSIIGGIAGLFFVQGLAWLGNTMIDSFTLILSSKNVITALILSTAIGVVSGIVPAIQAARMNPVDAIRQN